The genome window TCGTGTTCGCGACGGTGGGTGCGATCGTGAACGAGCTCTCCAGACTCCAGCGGCTGCGCACGTCGCAGGCCGAGGCGCTCGTCGCCGAGCGGACCGCCGCACTGGTCGCGAATCAGGCGATGCTCGAGAAGCTCAGCGCCAGCGAGCAGCAGTACCGCGGGCTGTCGGAATCGTTCGCCAGCCTCTGGAATTCGATCACCGGACAGGCGGTCATCGCGACCGACAACTGCGGCACGATCACGGCGTGGAACCCCGGAGCCGTGCGGCTTCTCGGCATGCCTGTGCGCGACGCCCTCGCGGGCGTGAGGGCCGACCGCTTCTTCGACTCGGCCATGCTCGCGCAGTTCGCACCGGCCTCGGCGGCGATGAGCAGCGAAGACCGGCTGCATCCCGGACTGCGGGCACTCTTCGACGAGGCCGACTCGGGACTGTCGGTCGACTCGCACATCGACGTCACGACGGTCGGCGGATCCTCCGTGCCGGCGCGTATGACGGTGTCGCCGTACCAGGACTCGGACGGCTCCAGACACGGCTACCTGCTCGTGATCACCGATGAGACCCGGGCGGTCGAGGTCGCGCGCATGAAGGACGAGTTCGTCGGCATGATCTCGCATGAGCTGCGCACACCGCTGAGCGCGATCATCGGATTCCTCGATCTGCTGCAGAACGACCCGGCGCAGCCGCTCACGACCGATCAGCAGGAGTTCGTCGGGATCATCGAGCGCAACGCGCAGAGACTGCTCAATCTCGTGGGCGACCTCCTCTTCACCGCTCAGGTCGAGTCCGGCAGGTTCCCGCTCGAGCGCCGAGAGGCGGACGTCGTCGAGCTCGTGCGCAACGCCGTGGAGTCCGCCGGACCCCATGCGCAGCGCGAGGGGATCGAGATCGTCGCGGAGGTGCCGACTGCTCCTGTGCGTCTGTCGATCGACTCGGGGCGGATCGGTCAGGCGCTCGACAACCTCCTCTCGAACGCGATCAAGTTCACGGGCTCCGGCGGGCGGGTCACGGCGAGCGTGCGGATGCTCGACGGAGCGGTCGAGCTCGCGGTCAGGGACACCGGCGTCGGGATCCCGGAAGACGAGCAGGGAATGCTGTTCACACGTTTCTTCCGCGCATCGACGGCGACGCAGAACGCGGTCCCCGGGGTGGGGCTCGGGCTCACGATCACCCGGGCGATCATGCTCGCCCACGGCGGATCCATGGACGTGACGAGCAAGGAGGGCGTCGGCACCGAGTTCCGGATGATCCTTCCCGCCGCCCCTCGCACGGAAGCCATCCAGGTCGTCCGGTAGGTGCGATCGACCACCGGCCTGCTTCCTGATAGCCTGGTCGGCTCGCCATGCGGGCGGAAGGACGGCCACGCACGGTGGGATATATCGATGTAGCTGGGGTCTCGCTGACCCTCCCCGACGGCAGACCGCTGTTGGACGAAGCGACGTTCCGCGTCGGTTCCGGTTCGACGAGCGCGCTGATCGGACCGAACGGTGCGGGCAAGACGACGTTGCTCCGAATCATCCGCGGCGATCAGGCAGCCGACTCCGGTGTCGTCACGATCGACGGCGGGCTCGGAGTCATGGATCAGTTCGTCGGACACGGCGAAGCAGGCCAGACCGTTCATGAGCTGCTGGTGCGCGTCGCGCCTCGACGGATCCGCCAGGCGGCCGAAGCACTCGAAGAAGCCGAGAACGCGCTGATCGAGCGGGACGAGCACGACACCCAGATGGCGTACGCGACGGCGATCGCCGAGTACGCGGACGCCGGCGGATACGAGCACGAGACGATCTGGGATCAGTGCACGGTGGAGGCCCTCGGGGTGCCCTACGAGCGAGCGCGCTTCCGCGAGCTGACCACGCTCTCGGGAGGGGAGCAGAAGCGTCTCGCGCTCGAGGCGCTGCTGCGCGGCCCCGACGAGGTGCTGCTTCTCGATGAGCCCGACAACTACCTCGACGTGCCGACCAAGCGCTGGCTCGAGGAGCAGCTGCGCCAGACCCCGAAGACCGTGCTTCTCGTGTCGCACGACCGCGAGCTCCTCGCACGCGCCGTCGACCGGCTCGTCACTCTCGAACCGGGAGGGGCAGGGGCGTCTGCGTGGGTGCACGGCGGCGGCTTCGCGACCTATCACCAGGCGCGCAGCGACCGGATGGACCGTCTCGACGAGCTGCGTCAGCGGTGGGACGAGCAGCACGAGAAGCTGCGCATCCTGGTCGCGAACCTCAAGGTGAAAGCCTCGGCGAACGACGGGTTCGCCTCGAGATACCAGGCGGTCCAGACCCGTCTCCGCAAGTTCGAAGATGCGGGTCCGCCGCAGGAGCGACCTCCTGCCCAGGAGTTCGACATGCGCCTACGCGGTTCGCGCACCGGCAAGCGCGCGGTCGTCGCGGAGCGGCTGGAGCTCACCGGGCTGATGCGCCCCTTCGACGCGGAGGTCTGGTACGGAGATCGCGTCGCCGTGCTGGGCTCCAACGGCTCGGGCAAGTCGCACTTCCTGCGCCTGCTGGCCCGCGGAGGGAGCGACCCGGACTCGACCCTCGGTCACGTGACCTCGACGGGGGAGCAGCTCTCCGAGGTGGCGCACTCCGGCCGAGCGGTCCTCGGTGCACGGGTGGTTCCCGGTCTGTTCGCGCAGACGCACGCGCACCCCGAGTTCGTGGGGCGCACGCTGCTCGAGATCCTGCACCGCGGTGACGAACGACGAGCGGGGATGCCGCGGGATGCCGCGAGCTCGGCGCTCGACCGCTACGGGCTCGTGCGCCAGGCGCAGCAGACCTTCGAATCGCTGTCGGGAGGGCAGCAGGCACGGTTCCAAGTGCTGCTTCTCGAGCTCTCCGGTGCGACGCTGCTTCTGCTCGACGAGCCGACCGACAACCTCGACATCGAGTCGGCCGAGGCGCTCGAAGACGCGCTGGCGCGATTCGAGGGCACCGTGCTCGTGGTCACCCACGACCGCTGGTTCGCGCGGTCGTTCGATCGGTTCCTCGTGTTCGGCTCGGACGGGGAGGTGTACGAGGCGGGCGCCCCCGTGTGGGATGAACGTCGCGTCGCGCGGTCCCGCTGAGGCCGACAGGTCACGGCAGGCGGAAGGGCTCGGCCGCGAGTGCGGTCGGGTCGAGCGCAAGGTCGGCGAGGGTGGCGCCCACTCCCGGTGCGAACTTGAATCCGTGCCCCGAGAAGCCCGCGCCCACCACGATCCGTCCCCGTCGATCGAGCACGAAGGCGCTGTCGTCCGTCGAGGTGTAGGTGCAGCTGATCGGGACGGCGGATGCCGCGTCGAGGCCGGGCATCCATTCGCGCACGTAGTCGGCGAGCGCATCGGCGTGGGTCGTCAGGTGCGGGCGCGCATCGGGGTCGACCGCATCGCCGACCCGGTGGAACCCGACCTTGACACCCTCGCCCGGAGTCGGCATGCCGTACACCGTCGCCGGATAGCGGTCGGGGTCGACGTAGTGGTTGAACGACGGCCAGGCCGACCCGTCGACGGGCCGGAAGTGGGCGGGCGTCTCCTCGGTGACGTCGAGCCGGGGGAGTCGGATGCCGGGGAGCATCCGCTCGGTCCAGGCACCCACTGTGACGACGGCGACCTCGGCGTGGATCCGCTCGTCGGCGAGCACGAGTTCGACACCGGCATCCGTTTCGTCGACCCGCGCGACCGGGGTCTCCCAGCGCACCTCACCTCCCGCGTCGACGATGCGTCGCTCGAGTTCCCGCAGGGCGGCGGATGCTCGAGCCACCCCCGCGTCTCGGGAGAACAGCACCGGATCGGCGAACCGCATGCCCGGCCAGCGGGACGACGCCTCGGCGGGGGACAGGATCTCGGCGTGGATGCCCCGCTCATGGAGGCGGTGCTCGACCGAGGACGCATCGAGATCGCCGTGCGTGACCAGGCCGTGCAGGCGCAGCAGTGGCTCGCCGTCGACCGTGCCGAGGGCGTCCCAGCCGTCCCGCGCACGGAGGAGCAGATCGAGGTAGTGCTCCTCGTCGTAGGCGTTGTTGAAGTTGCGCGTCGCCCCGTGCGAGGCTCCTTCGCGATGCCCGCGGGCGAAGCGCTCGAACACCACCGGTCGATGACCGCGTCTGGTCAGCTCCCACGCGGTGGCGAGCCCCATCACGCCGCCTCCGACGACGGCGATCTCCACGGCATCCACCGACATACTGCCTCCTGACCTCCCTCCCAGTGTCCCAGCCGTCGGTACCTCCGCGTGCGCCCGGTAGTCTGGAGTGGTGACCATGGAGATCGAGCTCGGCCGAGGCAAGCGCGCACGCCGCGCGTACACGTTCGACGACATCGCGGTGGTGCCGTCGAGGCGCACGCGCAACCCTGAGGATGTGTCGACCGCCTGGACGATCGACGCCTTCGGCTTCGGCATCCCGGTGCTGGGCGCCCCGATGGACTCCGTCGTGAGTCCGCAGACGGCGATCATGCTGGGGCAGCTCGGCGGTCTGGGTGTGCTCGACCTCGAGGGGCTGTGGACCCGGTACGAGAACCCCGAGCCGCTGCTCGCCGAGATCGCCGGTCTCGACGAGGGCCAGGCGACCGCGCGGATGCAGCAGCTCTACGCGGAGCCGATCAAGCCCGCCCTCATCACGCAGCGCCTCGCCGAGATCCGCGAGGCCGGTGTGACCGTCGCCGGCTCCCTGACCCCGCAGCGCACGCAGGAGTTCTACGACACCGTCGCCGCTGCAGGCGTCGATCTGTTCGTGATCCGCGGCACGACGGTCTCGGCCGAGCACGTGTCGAGCGTCGACGAGCCGCTGAACCTCAAGAAGTTCATCTACGACCTCGACGTGCCCGTGATCGTCGGCGGCGCAGCCACCTACACGGCCGCGCTGCATCTGATGCGCACGGGCGCTGCCGGCGTGCTCGTCGGCTTCGGCGGGGGAGCGGCATCGACCACCCGCGCCACGCTCGGCATCCACGCGCCGATGGCGACGGCCGTCTCGGACGTCGCGGCTGCTCGGCGCGACTACCTCGACGAGTCGGGCGGACGCTACGTGCACGTGATCGCCGACGGCGGAGTCGGCACGTCCGGCGACAT of Microbacterium sp. LWH13-1.2 contains these proteins:
- a CDS encoding ATP-binding protein; amino-acid sequence: MTTTNVVQASMERGWRKYFDNPTPLIKQGPTAIAVGIAALLMWAIPGVPVTDGVVAITGILAVAAVTALAAVLSARGVYDGWAAMLIPIVSILGIGALRAGTGGATSLFSSLVLLPVIWIAAAPGRKQVLIVGIFTSIALLMPNIIDPPEDSAAWLRGIIGPLVFATVGAIVNELSRLQRLRTSQAEALVAERTAALVANQAMLEKLSASEQQYRGLSESFASLWNSITGQAVIATDNCGTITAWNPGAVRLLGMPVRDALAGVRADRFFDSAMLAQFAPASAAMSSEDRLHPGLRALFDEADSGLSVDSHIDVTTVGGSSVPARMTVSPYQDSDGSRHGYLLVITDETRAVEVARMKDEFVGMISHELRTPLSAIIGFLDLLQNDPAQPLTTDQQEFVGIIERNAQRLLNLVGDLLFTAQVESGRFPLERREADVVELVRNAVESAGPHAQREGIEIVAEVPTAPVRLSIDSGRIGQALDNLLSNAIKFTGSGGRVTASVRMLDGAVELAVRDTGVGIPEDEQGMLFTRFFRASTATQNAVPGVGLGLTITRAIMLAHGGSMDVTSKEGVGTEFRMILPAAPRTEAIQVVR
- a CDS encoding ATP-binding cassette domain-containing protein produces the protein MGYIDVAGVSLTLPDGRPLLDEATFRVGSGSTSALIGPNGAGKTTLLRIIRGDQAADSGVVTIDGGLGVMDQFVGHGEAGQTVHELLVRVAPRRIRQAAEALEEAENALIERDEHDTQMAYATAIAEYADAGGYEHETIWDQCTVEALGVPYERARFRELTTLSGGEQKRLALEALLRGPDEVLLLDEPDNYLDVPTKRWLEEQLRQTPKTVLLVSHDRELLARAVDRLVTLEPGGAGASAWVHGGGFATYHQARSDRMDRLDELRQRWDEQHEKLRILVANLKVKASANDGFASRYQAVQTRLRKFEDAGPPQERPPAQEFDMRLRGSRTGKRAVVAERLELTGLMRPFDAEVWYGDRVAVLGSNGSGKSHFLRLLARGGSDPDSTLGHVTSTGEQLSEVAHSGRAVLGARVVPGLFAQTHAHPEFVGRTLLEILHRGDERRAGMPRDAASSALDRYGLVRQAQQTFESLSGGQQARFQVLLLELSGATLLLLDEPTDNLDIESAEALEDALARFEGTVLVVTHDRWFARSFDRFLVFGSDGEVYEAGAPVWDERRVARSR
- a CDS encoding FAD-dependent oxidoreductase, whose product is MSVDAVEIAVVGGGVMGLATAWELTRRGHRPVVFERFARGHREGASHGATRNFNNAYDEEHYLDLLLRARDGWDALGTVDGEPLLRLHGLVTHGDLDASSVEHRLHERGIHAEILSPAEASSRWPGMRFADPVLFSRDAGVARASAALRELERRIVDAGGEVRWETPVARVDETDAGVELVLADERIHAEVAVVTVGAWTERMLPGIRLPRLDVTEETPAHFRPVDGSAWPSFNHYVDPDRYPATVYGMPTPGEGVKVGFHRVGDAVDPDARPHLTTHADALADYVREWMPGLDAASAVPISCTYTSTDDSAFVLDRRGRIVVGAGFSGHGFKFAPGVGATLADLALDPTALAAEPFRLP
- a CDS encoding GuaB3 family IMP dehydrogenase-related protein, which produces MEIELGRGKRARRAYTFDDIAVVPSRRTRNPEDVSTAWTIDAFGFGIPVLGAPMDSVVSPQTAIMLGQLGGLGVLDLEGLWTRYENPEPLLAEIAGLDEGQATARMQQLYAEPIKPALITQRLAEIREAGVTVAGSLTPQRTQEFYDTVAAAGVDLFVIRGTTVSAEHVSSVDEPLNLKKFIYDLDVPVIVGGAATYTAALHLMRTGAAGVLVGFGGGAASTTRATLGIHAPMATAVSDVAAARRDYLDESGGRYVHVIADGGVGTSGDIVKALAMGADAVMLGVALARATDAPGRGFHWGPEAHHPKLPRGRRVEVGGIGTLEEILYGPAPVADGTANLIGALRKSMATTGYSDLKEFQRVEVVLAPYEA